The Taeniopygia guttata chromosome 6, bTaeGut7.mat, whole genome shotgun sequence genome contains a region encoding:
- the LBX1 gene encoding transcription factor LBX1, giving the protein MTSKEEPKPSSGEERRRSPLDHLPPPANSNKPLTPFSIEDILNKPSVRRSYTLCGTAHLLSAAEKHPPAGLPLSGRALLSQTSPLCALEELASKTFKGLEVSVLQAAEGRDGMTIFGQRQTPKKRRKSRTAFTNHQIYELEKRFLYQKYLSPADRDQIAQQLGLTNAQVITWFQNRRAKLKRDLEEMKADVESAKKLGPNPAVDIVALAELEPSAEGRGKARPGSPPPPPAAAREPGAPPPPRPASPPTERPRSRRDSEEEEEEEEEDVEIDVDD; this is encoded by the exons ATGACTTCCAAAGAAGAACCCAAGCCCTCCTCGGGGGAAGAACGGCGGCGGAGCCCCTTGGATCACCTCCCACCGCCGGCCAACTCCAACAAGCCCCTCACCCCCTTCAGCATCGAGGACATCCTCAACAAGCCCTCGGTGCGGAGGAGTTACACCCTCTGCGGAACGGCCCACCTCCTCTCCGCCGCCGAGAAGCACCCCCCGGCCGGGCTGCCCCTCTCCGGCCGGGCGCTGCTTTCCCAGACCTCGCCCCTCTGCGCCCTGGAAGAGCTGGCCAGCAAGACCTTCAAGGGGCTGGAAGTCAGCGTGCTGCAGGCGGCGGAAG GCCGGGACGGGATGACCATCTTCGGGCAGCGTCAAACGCCGAAGAAGCGTCGGAAGTCGCGGACGGCCTTCACCAACCACCAGATCTACGAGCTGGAGAAGCGGTTCCTTTACCAAAAATACCTGTCGCCGGCGGACCGGGACCAGATCGCCCAGCAGCTGGGGCTCACCAACGCCCAGGTCATCACCTGGTTCCAGAACCGCCGCGCCAAGCTCAAGAGAGACCTGGAGGAGATGAAGGCCGACGTGGAATCGGCCAAAAAGCTGGGCCCCAACCCCGCCGTGGACATCGTGGCCTTGGCCGAGCTGGAGCCCAGCGCCGAGGGAAGGGGCAAGGCGCGGCCCGGGTCCCCGCCACCGCCCCCCGCAGCCGCCCGGGAGCCCggcgctccgccgccgccccgccccgcctcgCCCCCCACGGAGCGGCCCCGCAGCCGCCGGGacagcgaggaggaggaggaagaggaggaggaggacgtgGAGATCGACGTGGATGACTGA